From Actinomycetota bacterium, one genomic window encodes:
- a CDS encoding type II toxin-antitoxin system Phd/YefM family antitoxin: MVWKLQDAKQRLSEVVRRALTEGPQVVTRHGEAVVVVLSAERYEELVGERPSFVEFLLEGPPFDDLELERSSDMPREVAL, translated from the coding sequence ATGGTCTGGAAGCTGCAAGACGCCAAACAACGCCTCAGCGAGGTGGTTCGTCGCGCCCTCACCGAGGGCCCCCAGGTCGTGACCCGGCATGGGGAGGCCGTGGTCGTCGTGTTGTCCGCCGAGCGCTATGAGGAGCTCGTGGGGGAGCGTCCGAGTTTCGTCGAATTCCTGCTGGAGGGTCCCCCCTTCGACGATCTGGAACTGGAGCGAAGCTCGGATATGCCCCGAGAGGTGGCGCTATAG
- a CDS encoding RNA-binding domain-containing protein, with translation MVKNDKEQGPARDFDPDRALDTSELYAFIGATQSDEWQRLVKNYGNDPDATQSRFADRLSSELDKRGVVDVLRHGVVDQGVTLRIAYFKPAHGLTPELVERYRANRLTATRQLRYDPGSGKSVDLALFVNGVPVATAELKNPLTGQGVEQAVHQYRTDRDARNRTLARAVVHFAVDPQRVAMTTQLAGQNTRFLPFNQGRDGGAGNPSNPDGHATSYLWERVWQRDAWLDLLGRFVHEVKPARGSKRPGQVIFPRYHQWDAVRHLEASAREEGPGHSYLVQHSAGSGKSNTIAWLAHRLSTLHRGDDKVFDKVVVITDRVILDRQLQDTIYQFEHAHGVVERIDKSSQQLADALAGEQARIIITTLQKFPVVIKKGVDLPDRRYAVIVDEAHSSQSGEAAKELRRLLGVSQAQEPDIPVDEVQEVLAEAVAARGRQENMSFFAFTATPKGKTLELFGRHYPDTGRHEPFHLYSMRQAIEERFIHDVLAGYTTYQTFFHLEKAIADDPAYETAKARRAIARFVILHEHNLSQKAEIVVEHFRAHVAHKVAGQAKGMVVCSSRLHAVRFWEALRAYVNENGYDLGVLVAFSDAVPLNGGEPVTEGRCNGFPESQTAERFDSDEYQLMVVAEKFQTGFDQPKLYAMYVDKTLTGLAAVQTLSRLNRTHPDKDGTFVLDFVNDADEIAAAFEPYHGRTVAPPSDPNLLYDTRHALDEFGVLVAEEAVTFARLLLSESADHGRLHAALGPAIDRFRDLEEDEQERFRDALGRFVRIYSFLSQIVSFVDTELERDYLFGKALQAFIKADAGAAVDLSGALELTHLRNEQQFAGSVSLGSDGGEVTTIYSGTGRLNEPDDERLSVIIDRLNALYGTDWSDADRLVFDAALEDLVSQEDVQVTAVNNTAENFGVVFPEMFQKALLGRMDRNEKVVYKFLDDEALAADVIKVYATLAQARARVAYQQHCPIGELLATGTENSHLEFKATLRTGADTGEVYKSLETASIKTIAAFANSREGGTLLIGVADDGSVHGLSSDYASLRKEGKGDRDRFLLHLSQLLINAVGETAASSVSSEIHTINGDDICRVHVPPSSFPVEAKVVVDRKGQLETKTSFYVRIGNGTREISDPTEREKYISSRWGSNQG, from the coding sequence GTGGTCAAGAACGACAAGGAGCAGGGTCCGGCCCGCGACTTCGATCCGGACCGGGCCCTCGACACGTCCGAGCTCTATGCGTTCATCGGGGCCACGCAGTCCGACGAGTGGCAGCGGCTGGTCAAGAACTATGGCAACGACCCCGACGCCACCCAGTCCAGGTTCGCGGATCGGCTCTCGTCCGAGCTCGACAAGAGGGGGGTGGTGGACGTCCTGCGCCACGGCGTCGTCGACCAGGGCGTCACCCTCCGGATCGCGTACTTCAAGCCCGCCCACGGGCTCACCCCCGAGCTGGTCGAGCGATACCGGGCCAACCGCCTGACGGCCACCCGACAGCTCCGCTACGACCCCGGCTCCGGCAAGTCGGTCGACCTGGCCCTGTTCGTGAACGGCGTCCCCGTGGCCACCGCAGAGCTGAAGAACCCCCTCACCGGACAGGGCGTTGAGCAGGCCGTCCATCAGTACCGCACCGACCGTGACGCCCGGAACAGGACCCTGGCCCGGGCGGTCGTTCACTTCGCCGTCGATCCGCAGCGTGTGGCCATGACCACGCAGCTCGCCGGACAGAACACCCGCTTCCTTCCCTTCAACCAAGGCCGGGATGGGGGAGCGGGCAACCCGTCCAACCCCGACGGACACGCCACCTCCTACCTGTGGGAGCGCGTCTGGCAGCGGGACGCATGGCTCGACCTCCTCGGACGGTTCGTCCATGAGGTGAAGCCGGCGAGGGGGTCCAAGCGTCCGGGACAGGTCATATTCCCGCGCTACCACCAGTGGGACGCCGTCCGGCACCTGGAAGCCTCGGCCCGGGAGGAGGGTCCCGGCCACTCCTACCTCGTTCAGCACTCTGCGGGAAGCGGGAAGTCCAACACGATCGCCTGGCTCGCCCACCGGCTGTCCACGCTCCACCGAGGCGACGACAAGGTGTTCGACAAGGTCGTCGTCATCACCGACCGCGTCATCCTCGACCGCCAGCTCCAGGACACGATCTATCAGTTCGAGCACGCTCACGGCGTGGTGGAGCGGATCGACAAATCCTCGCAGCAGCTCGCCGACGCGCTGGCGGGCGAGCAGGCCCGCATCATCATCACGACCCTTCAGAAGTTCCCCGTCGTCATCAAGAAGGGCGTCGATCTCCCGGATCGTCGCTACGCGGTCATCGTGGACGAGGCCCATTCGTCGCAGAGCGGTGAGGCCGCCAAGGAGCTGCGCCGCCTGCTCGGCGTTTCCCAGGCTCAGGAGCCGGACATCCCGGTGGATGAGGTCCAGGAGGTCTTGGCCGAGGCCGTGGCCGCGCGCGGACGGCAGGAGAACATGAGCTTCTTCGCGTTCACCGCCACTCCGAAGGGCAAGACGTTGGAGCTGTTCGGCCGCCACTATCCGGATACCGGCCGCCATGAGCCCTTCCATCTCTACTCGATGCGTCAGGCGATCGAGGAGCGGTTCATCCACGACGTCCTGGCCGGCTACACGACCTACCAGACCTTCTTCCACCTCGAGAAGGCGATCGCGGACGACCCGGCCTACGAGACGGCCAAGGCGCGGCGAGCCATCGCCCGGTTCGTCATCCTGCACGAGCACAACCTGTCCCAGAAGGCGGAGATCGTTGTCGAGCACTTCCGGGCCCACGTCGCCCACAAGGTGGCCGGACAGGCGAAGGGCATGGTCGTGTGCTCGTCCAGGCTCCATGCGGTGCGCTTCTGGGAAGCTCTGCGCGCCTACGTCAACGAGAACGGATACGACCTGGGCGTGCTCGTCGCGTTCTCCGATGCGGTGCCGCTCAACGGAGGGGAGCCGGTCACGGAAGGCCGTTGCAACGGGTTCCCGGAGTCGCAGACGGCCGAGCGCTTCGACAGCGACGAGTATCAGCTCATGGTGGTGGCCGAGAAGTTCCAGACCGGGTTCGACCAGCCCAAGCTGTACGCGATGTATGTGGACAAGACCCTTACCGGACTGGCCGCGGTCCAGACGCTGTCCCGGCTCAACCGCACGCACCCGGACAAGGACGGCACGTTCGTCCTCGACTTCGTCAACGACGCCGATGAGATAGCGGCGGCTTTCGAGCCCTATCACGGCCGGACCGTCGCACCCCCATCCGATCCCAACCTCCTCTACGACACGCGTCACGCCCTAGACGAGTTCGGCGTGCTTGTAGCCGAGGAGGCTGTGACGTTCGCCCGGCTGTTGCTCTCGGAGAGCGCAGACCACGGACGACTGCACGCTGCGCTGGGCCCGGCGATCGACAGGTTCAGAGACCTGGAGGAGGACGAGCAGGAACGCTTCCGGGACGCGCTCGGGCGATTCGTGCGCATCTACTCGTTTCTGTCCCAGATAGTGTCGTTCGTGGACACCGAGCTGGAGCGTGACTACCTGTTCGGCAAGGCGTTGCAGGCGTTTATCAAGGCGGACGCCGGAGCGGCCGTGGACCTCAGCGGAGCGCTCGAGCTCACCCACCTTCGCAACGAGCAGCAGTTCGCGGGTTCGGTGTCGTTGGGTAGCGATGGGGGAGAGGTGACCACGATCTACTCTGGGACCGGACGCCTCAACGAGCCCGACGACGAGCGCCTGTCCGTGATTATCGACCGCTTGAACGCCCTCTACGGCACGGACTGGTCCGACGCCGACCGGCTCGTCTTTGACGCCGCGCTGGAAGACCTGGTCTCCCAGGAGGACGTCCAAGTGACGGCTGTGAACAACACTGCCGAGAACTTCGGGGTCGTCTTCCCGGAGATGTTCCAGAAGGCTCTGCTCGGGCGCATGGACCGCAACGAGAAGGTGGTCTACAAGTTCCTGGACGACGAGGCCCTGGCAGCGGACGTAATCAAGGTGTACGCGACCCTGGCCCAGGCGCGGGCGAGGGTGGCGTACCAGCAGCACTGCCCGATCGGTGAGCTGCTGGCGACCGGGACCGAGAATAGCCACCTCGAGTTCAAGGCGACGCTGCGGACGGGGGCCGACACGGGTGAGGTCTACAAGTCGCTGGAGACGGCGTCGATCAAGACGATCGCGGCGTTCGCAAACAGCCGAGAGGGCGGGACGCTGCTCATCGGGGTGGCGGATGACGGATCCGTCCACGGACTGTCTTCGGATTACGCCTCACTGAGGAAGGAAGGCAAGGGGGACCGGGACCGATTCCTGCTCCATCTCAGTCAGTTGCTGATCAACGCGGTGGGGGAGACCGCGGCCAGCTCGGTATCCAGCGAGATCCACACGATCAACGGGGACGACATCTGCCGGGTTCACGTGCCGCCGAGCAGCTTCCCGGTGGAGGCCAAGGTCGTGGTGGACCGAAAGGGTCAGCTGGAGACCAAGACGTCCTTCTACGTCCGGATCGGGAACGGAACCCGCGAGATTTCTGACCCCACCGAACGCGAGAAGTACATCTCTAGTCGATGGGGGAGTAATCAGGGATAG
- a CDS encoding adenylate/guanylate cyclase domain-containing protein yields MTETRYVRSGDAHIAYQVKGDGPIDVLMSSYINISIDAFEREPRLARFLERLESYARVIRYDARGIGLSDPISPDAPPTLEQRVADALAVLDDVGSERAALFAPFTSGPPAIVFAATHPGRTQALVLCNTYARAHRGPDYPYGDEVESFEVRFDEVVTPRPDPPAEDIAALHAPSLADDRAYLEWWKGEGRRGASPTVAAVLVRLYFLTDVRDVLPTLSVPTLVLGPTRDNGLGVPDHSRYLAEHIAGARFVELDQADLYPFSPNGDLLADEVEEFLTGTRRRREPERVLATILFTDIVRSTELAAEMGDQDWRQLLDRHDAMVRRQIDRFDGREVKTTGDGFLVTFTGPTPAVRCAAAVRDGAAQLGISVRAGVHTGEVELRGEDIGGIAVHLAQRVASLAGADEICASGTVKDLVFGSGIDFEDRGEHDLKGVPGRWRIHAVRR; encoded by the coding sequence ATGACCGAGACCCGCTACGTCCGGAGCGGCGACGCTCACATCGCCTACCAGGTGAAGGGCGACGGGCCGATCGACGTCCTGATGTCGTCGTACATCAACATCTCGATCGACGCCTTCGAGCGGGAGCCGCGGTTGGCTCGGTTCCTGGAACGTCTGGAGTCGTACGCGCGCGTGATCCGCTACGACGCTCGCGGGATCGGGCTCTCCGACCCGATCTCTCCCGACGCGCCCCCGACGCTCGAGCAGCGCGTGGCGGACGCGCTGGCCGTCCTGGACGACGTGGGCTCGGAGAGGGCCGCCCTGTTCGCGCCCTTCACGTCCGGACCCCCGGCGATCGTGTTCGCGGCCACCCACCCAGGCCGGACGCAAGCGCTGGTCCTGTGCAACACCTATGCACGGGCGCACCGCGGTCCGGACTATCCGTATGGCGACGAGGTGGAGTCCTTCGAGGTCCGTTTCGACGAGGTCGTCACACCGAGACCCGACCCGCCGGCGGAGGACATCGCAGCGCTCCACGCGCCCTCCCTCGCCGACGATCGCGCCTACCTCGAGTGGTGGAAGGGGGAAGGGCGTCGTGGGGCCAGTCCTACGGTGGCCGCGGTCCTCGTCCGCCTCTACTTCCTCACCGACGTCCGGGACGTCCTGCCCACCCTGTCCGTCCCGACGTTGGTGCTCGGCCCGACGCGCGACAACGGGCTCGGCGTCCCGGATCACAGCCGTTACCTGGCCGAGCACATCGCCGGGGCGCGGTTCGTCGAGCTCGACCAGGCCGACCTCTACCCCTTCAGCCCGAACGGGGACCTGCTGGCCGACGAGGTCGAGGAGTTCCTCACGGGGACGCGGCGGCGCCGGGAGCCGGAGCGTGTCCTGGCCACCATCCTGTTCACCGACATCGTCAGGTCGACGGAGCTGGCCGCCGAGATGGGGGACCAGGACTGGCGCCAGCTCCTCGACCGCCACGACGCGATGGTCCGTCGCCAGATCGACCGGTTCGATGGGCGGGAGGTGAAGACGACCGGGGACGGCTTCCTCGTCACCTTCACCGGCCCCACCCCCGCCGTGCGCTGCGCAGCCGCCGTCCGCGACGGCGCGGCCCAGCTCGGCATCTCGGTGAGGGCGGGCGTCCACACCGGCGAGGTCGAGCTGCGCGGCGAGGACATCGGCGGGATCGCCGTTCACCTAGCTCAGCGCGTGGCCTCCCTGGCCGGCGCCGACGAGATCTGCGCGTCCGGCACGGTGAAGGATCTCGTCTTCGGGTCGGGCATCGACTTCGAGGACCGGGGCGAGCACGATCTCAAGGGGGTCCCGGGTCGGTGGCGCATCCACGCCGTGCGCCGATGA
- a CDS encoding AAA family ATPase, with protein MRIDSLRIQAYRSLYDVHLRPSPFLVLVGPNNSGKSNLSEALDFLGDTYELGLEFAITRKGGFESIAHRRQRRTKQPLTISITVSFSAEDLSRRPRSVLQPQRRVLFDQPDQAVIRLEHSFSIAAATQRRDTDFHIRHERIHISQVKKHDALDGARLPMTIERKHNEVDFHVSRKRGRTQNPKDRVRFDSPFYPLIESDFQSFLRQQVTDTELLVKHLDYTPILMLFQRDLAATRLYQLSPLECRQPGVVTPNANIDEHGRNLPALVHLMQRRYPQEWKRVLRAMDKILPELTDVSIGFTHDRRITLQFHEDSVGRPWTPEDMSDGTIQTLALFAALHDPRSPLAIVEEPENSIHPWIIRSFVDSCREIGYKHIILTTHSPALIDYLRPSEVVVIWRQYGRTKLVPLLELAPGAEDDWAHGRLTVFQLLDSGLLPEAIPAGYR; from the coding sequence ATGAGGATTGACTCACTCCGAATCCAGGCATATCGGTCGCTCTATGATGTCCACCTTCGACCTTCCCCCTTTCTTGTCCTCGTTGGTCCCAACAATTCGGGCAAGAGCAACTTGTCCGAGGCCCTCGACTTTTTGGGAGATACTTACGAGTTGGGGCTCGAATTCGCGATTACCCGCAAGGGAGGCTTCGAGAGCATCGCTCACCGTCGCCAACGGCGAACGAAGCAGCCTCTGACTATCAGCATTACCGTCTCATTCTCGGCGGAAGATCTGTCCCGCCGACCTCGTTCAGTGCTTCAACCACAGCGGCGGGTCCTGTTTGATCAACCTGATCAAGCTGTGATTCGGCTCGAGCACTCCTTCTCAATCGCTGCAGCGACACAGCGCCGCGACACAGACTTCCACATTCGGCACGAGCGGATTCACATCTCGCAGGTGAAGAAGCACGACGCCCTTGATGGAGCCCGCCTACCAATGACCATTGAGCGAAAGCACAATGAGGTTGACTTCCATGTTTCACGGAAGCGCGGGCGGACTCAGAACCCGAAGGACCGGGTGAGATTCGACAGCCCCTTCTATCCTCTTATCGAGTCCGATTTCCAATCGTTTCTTCGACAACAAGTCACCGATACCGAATTGCTTGTCAAGCATCTCGATTACACACCCATACTAATGCTCTTCCAACGCGATCTAGCCGCAACCAGGTTGTACCAACTCAGCCCCCTGGAGTGCCGCCAGCCTGGAGTGGTTACTCCGAATGCCAACATCGACGAGCACGGTCGTAATCTACCGGCGCTAGTACACTTGATGCAGCGCCGTTATCCACAGGAGTGGAAACGAGTACTGCGCGCCATGGATAAGATTCTTCCAGAACTCACTGACGTCTCAATCGGGTTTACCCACGATCGCCGGATAACTCTACAATTCCATGAGGATTCGGTAGGCCGACCTTGGACCCCTGAAGACATGTCGGATGGGACAATCCAAACCCTAGCCCTGTTCGCCGCACTTCATGACCCAAGAAGCCCCTTGGCAATAGTTGAAGAGCCCGAGAACTCAATACACCCATGGATAATTCGAAGTTTCGTCGATTCGTGCCGGGAAATCGGCTACAAACACATCATTCTTACAACACACTCTCCCGCCCTAATCGATTATCTTCGACCAAGTGAAGTAGTCGTGATCTGGCGCCAATACGGGCGCACGAAGTTAGTGCCACTGCTAGAGTTGGCCCCGGGTGCGGAGGATGACTGGGCCCACGGCAGGCTCACGGTGTTCCAATTGCTCGACTCTGGTCTCCTTCCAGAGGCGATTCCAGCTGGCTACCGATGA
- a CDS encoding restriction endonuclease subunit S: MTWAEVPLRRLFKVVNGGTPTSDPGNWDGGIPWATPVDLGRQNGRVIETTDRTLSRRGLETGSATVPGGSLVLSTRAPIGYVAQTVGVVAFNQGCRGLVPVTPCDIRYYRYVLGNIVDRLQARGVGSTFLELTTDALASTRLSVPPPGAQRAIADFLDVETAQIDALVAKKGQLLSLLEQRRIAVIDRELWNPRYDLRRLKHVAGRPTSGNRDHSFTESEEGVPCLRGLNVRDWGIDRRALLRVSQEDATRHRATNLQAGDVVVVRSGNAGTAAVVPPDLDGANCVDLIIIRRSVRLLPELLCHGINSARSRSFVAAGSDNAALGHFNAQDAGELPVPVPPAEEQVGVKERLEATVARIRQASERIHRQLALLQEHRQALITAAVTGELEVA, from the coding sequence GTGACGTGGGCCGAGGTCCCGCTGCGTCGTCTCTTCAAGGTCGTCAATGGAGGAACTCCCACTTCTGATCCAGGGAACTGGGATGGGGGCATCCCATGGGCGACGCCTGTTGACCTGGGGCGTCAAAACGGGAGAGTCATCGAGACCACGGACCGCACCCTTAGCCGGCGGGGACTCGAGACTGGTAGCGCGACAGTCCCAGGAGGATCGCTTGTGTTGTCTACCCGGGCGCCGATCGGTTACGTCGCTCAGACGGTCGGAGTTGTTGCTTTCAATCAAGGGTGCAGAGGTCTGGTTCCTGTCACCCCATGCGATATCCGCTACTACCGCTACGTGCTCGGGAATATTGTTGACCGACTTCAGGCCAGAGGTGTGGGATCGACGTTCCTCGAGCTGACCACCGACGCACTTGCCTCTACGCGGCTGTCTGTCCCCCCGCCTGGCGCGCAGCGAGCGATTGCGGACTTCCTCGACGTCGAGACCGCTCAGATCGATGCTCTGGTCGCGAAGAAGGGGCAGTTACTCTCACTTCTCGAGCAGAGACGCATCGCGGTGATAGATAGGGAGTTGTGGAACCCCCGTTACGACCTTCGTCGACTGAAGCATGTCGCCGGCCGACCCACCAGCGGGAACCGAGACCACTCCTTTACCGAGTCGGAAGAGGGTGTTCCCTGCTTGCGCGGCCTCAATGTCAGGGACTGGGGCATCGACCGCAGAGCTCTGCTTCGCGTCTCCCAGGAGGACGCAACTCGGCATCGCGCAACCAACCTGCAGGCAGGAGACGTTGTAGTGGTGAGGTCGGGAAACGCTGGAACTGCGGCGGTAGTCCCACCCGACCTCGATGGGGCGAATTGCGTTGATCTCATCATCATTCGACGAAGTGTTCGCCTTCTGCCAGAGCTGCTCTGCCATGGCATCAACTCCGCTCGATCTCGGAGTTTCGTGGCCGCGGGATCCGATAACGCTGCTCTCGGTCACTTCAATGCGCAAGATGCTGGGGAGTTGCCTGTCCCGGTCCCACCTGCCGAAGAGCAAGTTGGGGTAAAGGAACGTCTAGAAGCGACTGTCGCCCGGATTCGTCAGGCCAGTGAACGGATTCACCGCCAACTTGCGCTCCTCCAGGAGCATCGTCAGGCCCTCATCACAGCGGCTGTCACCGGAGAACTAGAAGTCGCATAG
- a CDS encoding thioredoxin family protein, with product MVDGIAREYEERATVLRADIQSEAGAELARRLDVSVVPTFVFFGRDGSEVTRFGTTLKASEAQLRRGLRQAGAP from the coding sequence GTGGTCGACGGGATAGCGCGGGAGTACGAGGAGCGGGCGACGGTCCTGCGGGCGGACATCCAGTCCGAGGCGGGAGCCGAACTGGCCAGGCGCCTGGACGTCTCGGTCGTGCCCACGTTCGTCTTCTTCGGTCGGGATGGGAGCGAGGTGACGCGGTTCGGGACGACGCTCAAGGCGTCAGAGGCGCAGCTCCGACGAGGGTTGCGCCAGGCGGGAGCCCCCTGA
- a CDS encoding transporter substrate-binding domain-containing protein, with translation MDPLRARAALLSALLIAGLLVGCNRADREAGGVGCRGSRLELIRPQTLLVGADVGIEPFAFRREGELTGFEVELMRELGRRMNLEVEIVNRTAPGLLPGLIAKRYDAVAAAVRTSAENRAQVCFSAPYLEADLAVVSTRAFEDLSAVPDGTRVAVEAGSVASAWTGRNLDRRLDADVVPTLQDVLRAVDEGGVAVMDLANARARAKDTRLRIVEVIDTGEDHAVAFHPDGGALRDRISQRIEAMREDGSLEALEKEWFGERPG, from the coding sequence TTGGACCCCCTACGCGCACGGGCCGCACTCCTATCCGCTCTGCTGATCGCGGGGCTCCTCGTGGGGTGCAACCGGGCCGATCGCGAGGCGGGCGGGGTCGGCTGCCGCGGCTCCCGCCTGGAGCTGATCCGGCCCCAGACCTTGCTCGTGGGAGCCGATGTCGGGATCGAACCGTTCGCGTTCCGTCGGGAGGGTGAGCTGACCGGGTTCGAGGTCGAGCTCATGCGGGAGCTCGGCCGCCGCATGAACCTCGAGGTGGAGATCGTGAACCGGACCGCACCGGGACTCCTGCCCGGGTTGATCGCGAAGCGCTACGACGCGGTGGCGGCGGCCGTCCGGACGAGCGCCGAGAACCGCGCCCAGGTCTGCTTCTCCGCCCCCTACCTCGAGGCCGACCTGGCGGTCGTGTCGACCCGCGCGTTCGAGGACCTGTCCGCGGTCCCGGACGGCACACGCGTCGCCGTCGAGGCCGGGTCCGTCGCCTCGGCCTGGACCGGCCGCAACCTCGACCGCCGCCTCGACGCGGACGTCGTCCCCACGTTGCAGGACGTCCTCCGTGCCGTAGACGAGGGGGGCGTCGCGGTCATGGACCTGGCGAACGCCCGCGCCCGGGCCAAGGACACCCGGCTGCGCATCGTCGAGGTGATCGACACGGGCGAGGACCACGCGGTCGCCTTCCACCCCGACGGCGGCGCCCTGCGGGATCGGATCTCGCAGCGGATCGAGGCGATGCGCGAGGACGGGTCGCTCGAGGCGCTGGAGAAGGAGTGGTTCGGGGAGCGACCGGGATGA
- a CDS encoding type II toxin-antitoxin system VapC family toxin has protein sequence MPAGGSPLRRSGTGAKLGYAPRGGAIAFLLDTNVLSEARRRSGDDAVKEWLRARSPSSLFLSVLVVGEIRSGIERLRRRDPAQADELDRWLEGTNSTYTDRILPVTAEVADEWGRLNVPDPLPVVDGLLAATAKVHDLTLVTRNTTDIARTGVKVLNPFAGGPSVE, from the coding sequence ATTCCTGCTGGAGGGTCCCCCCTTCGACGATCTGGAACTGGAGCGAAGCTCGGATATGCCCCGAGAGGTGGCGCTATAGCGTTCCTCCTCGATACGAATGTTCTCTCCGAGGCCCGCAGGCGTTCGGGCGACGATGCGGTCAAGGAGTGGCTACGCGCTCGTTCACCTTCCTCACTGTTCCTCAGCGTGCTCGTCGTCGGCGAGATCCGCTCAGGGATCGAGCGGCTCCGACGTCGTGATCCCGCTCAAGCCGACGAGCTCGATCGATGGCTGGAGGGGACCAACTCCACCTATACCGACCGCATCCTGCCTGTCACGGCTGAGGTCGCAGATGAATGGGGGCGACTCAACGTCCCTGACCCTCTCCCAGTCGTCGACGGACTCCTGGCTGCAACCGCCAAGGTCCATGATCTGACCTTGGTGACTCGGAACACGACTGATATCGCGCGGACCGGCGTCAAGGTCTTGAACCCATTCGCCGGGGGGCCGAGCGTTGAGTAA